In Chlorogloeopsis sp. ULAP01, the following are encoded in one genomic region:
- a CDS encoding CoA-binding protein: MPLLKGNDDAMREVLAQSKVIAVVGHSNKPERTSYQIAQFLRSVGYTVYPVNPTVNKIDSQLSYSSLKEIPETVDIVNVFRRFEYLDEVVDEVIAIKAKTVWAQLGIYNQQAAQKALDAGLNVIMDACIKVEYLRLRIG; the protein is encoded by the coding sequence ATGCCTCTCCTCAAAGGAAATGATGACGCTATGCGTGAGGTGTTAGCTCAGTCTAAAGTCATAGCAGTTGTTGGTCATTCTAATAAACCAGAGCGCACCAGTTATCAAATCGCCCAATTTTTACGGAGTGTGGGCTATACCGTTTACCCGGTTAACCCAACTGTCAATAAAATCGACAGTCAACTCAGTTATTCTTCCCTGAAAGAGATTCCAGAAACGGTAGATATTGTCAATGTATTTCGTCGTTTTGAGTACTTAGATGAAGTTGTTGATGAGGTAATTGCCATCAAAGCTAAAACTGTATGGGCGCAACTGGGTATTTACAACCAACAAGCAGCACAAAAAGCTTTAGATGCAGGGCTTAATGTGATTATGGATGCTTGCATTAAAGTTGAGTATTTGCGATTGAGAATTGGTTAA
- a CDS encoding alkaline phosphatase D family protein: MERFHFERLLSTKAKRRHFLIGAGTVTATAIASWTHKVVAQPRFSTNPFSLGVASGDPLPDSVVLWTRLAPDPLNSGGMPQVNVPVQWQVASDENMRKVVRRGVAMATPEFAHSIHVDVRGLQPESWYWYQFKVGNEVSQIGRTRTAPAIGAPVDQLNFAFVTCQKWEDGYYSAYRRLAEENLDLVFHLGDYIYEYGIPATGGARNVSLPEQFSQETQTLEQYRLRYALYKTDPDLQKAHALFPFVVTWDDHEVDNDYTNEISEKNDPVELFLKRRAAAYKAYYEHMPLRDFSLPQGSNLQLFRRLTFGNLAEFSVLDTRQYRSDHPCGDGETPRCSAALDPSKTMLGKQQERWLLDGLDRSQTRWNVLAQQVLMAELDHKIGSGEVFWNDSWDGYPLARDRVLSHIVSKQISNPVVITGDWHSTFVNDLKLNFKDSNSPTVATEFVTPSLTSNGDANVYGPYYGPMIPENPHIKFFDGDRRGYFRVNLNHQRWQTDLRIVTTVSRPDAPVYTLASFVVEDGRPGVQSS, translated from the coding sequence ATGGAGCGTTTTCATTTCGAGCGCTTGTTATCCACCAAAGCAAAACGGCGGCACTTTCTAATTGGTGCTGGGACAGTAACAGCAACTGCGATCGCCAGTTGGACTCATAAAGTGGTTGCACAACCAAGATTTTCTACTAATCCTTTTAGCCTTGGTGTTGCTTCTGGTGATCCTCTACCAGATAGTGTAGTGCTATGGACGCGGTTGGCTCCAGATCCTTTAAATAGCGGTGGTATGCCACAGGTGAATGTGCCTGTGCAGTGGCAAGTTGCTTCCGATGAAAACATGAGAAAAGTTGTGCGGCGGGGCGTGGCAATGGCAACTCCCGAATTTGCACACTCTATTCATGTAGACGTACGTGGTTTACAGCCTGAGTCTTGGTATTGGTATCAGTTCAAGGTAGGTAATGAAGTTAGCCAAATTGGCCGCACCCGTACTGCTCCTGCTATTGGCGCTCCAGTTGATCAGCTTAACTTTGCGTTCGTTACCTGTCAGAAGTGGGAGGATGGTTACTATAGTGCTTACCGCCGCCTAGCCGAAGAAAATTTAGATTTGGTCTTCCACCTGGGCGACTACATTTACGAATATGGCATTCCTGCCACAGGTGGTGCGCGTAATGTGTCTTTACCAGAGCAGTTCTCTCAAGAGACGCAGACGCTTGAACAGTATCGCCTTCGCTACGCCTTATATAAAACCGACCCAGACTTGCAAAAAGCTCACGCCTTATTCCCTTTTGTGGTGACTTGGGACGACCATGAAGTGGACAACGACTACACTAACGAGATATCTGAAAAAAATGATCCCGTTGAGTTGTTTCTCAAAAGACGTGCAGCAGCTTATAAGGCTTACTACGAACATATGCCCTTGCGGGATTTTTCCTTACCACAAGGATCGAATTTGCAACTCTTTCGGCGGCTGACCTTTGGCAATTTGGCTGAGTTCAGCGTACTTGACACACGCCAGTACCGCAGCGATCACCCCTGTGGAGATGGTGAGACACCCCGTTGCTCGGCTGCTTTAGATCCATCAAAGACTATGCTTGGCAAACAGCAGGAGCGCTGGCTACTCGACGGTCTTGATCGCTCCCAAACACGTTGGAATGTGCTTGCTCAACAGGTATTGATGGCAGAGCTAGATCACAAAATCGGTTCAGGGGAGGTGTTTTGGAACGACTCCTGGGACGGATATCCTCTTGCACGCGATCGCGTCTTAAGTCACATTGTAAGTAAGCAAATAAGCAATCCAGTTGTGATTACTGGAGATTGGCACTCTACGTTTGTCAATGACTTAAAGCTGAACTTCAAAGACTCCAACTCTCCTACTGTCGCCACAGAATTCGTCACTCCCTCACTGACAAGCAATGGTGATGCAAATGTTTACGGCCCTTATTATGGCCCGATGATTCCAGAGAATCCACACATTAAATTCTTCGATGGCGATCGCCGTGGCTACTTCCGGGTTAACCTTAACCACCAACGCTGGCAGACTGATTTACGTATCGTCACAACAGTAAGTCGTCCAGATGCCCCTGTCTATACTTTGGCTTCGTTTGTTGTTGAGGATGGTCGTCCAGGTGTACAAAGTTCATAA
- a CDS encoding DUF1499 domain-containing protein, producing the protein MSRLPTAIAQRLLWSIALTIFLTLTILPAASWASGLGVNNGHLSSCPASNNCVMSQESDPKHAIDPIAYHVNRDTALQTLLKVLSVVPRTEVLEQTPNYIHAISKSRIFKFVDDVEFYFPANESVIHVRSASRVGESDLGVNRRRVEQIRLALRDLNI; encoded by the coding sequence ATGTCTCGTCTGCCAACAGCGATCGCCCAACGACTTCTGTGGAGTATCGCTCTGACAATATTTCTAACCCTAACAATACTTCCTGCTGCTAGTTGGGCTTCTGGCTTGGGAGTTAATAATGGTCATCTTAGTTCTTGCCCAGCTTCAAATAACTGTGTTATGAGTCAAGAGTCTGACCCTAAACATGCCATTGATCCGATTGCTTATCATGTAAACCGGGACACAGCACTCCAAACCTTACTCAAAGTTCTCAGCGTTGTTCCTCGTACAGAAGTTTTAGAACAGACTCCTAATTATATCCATGCTATTTCTAAAAGCCGCATCTTCAAATTTGTTGATGATGTAGAGTTTTATTTCCCTGCCAATGAGTCAGTAATTCATGTGCGATCGGCATCTCGCGTGGGAGAGTCGGATCTCGGTGTCAACCGCAGACGAGTTGAGCAAATTCGTCTGGCTTTACGTGATTTAAATATTTGA
- a CDS encoding SMI1/KNR4 family protein has translation MREKIKQDFRKLLEIIEQERPGFISILGKGLPDEEIQKYINIHLLPEGFIAIYSCIRGGVYFESLNDFNDSIDFIPTYYNDFIPGYYFIEIDKIEEVIKTWQDIYSKYLEECPWQPDMIPFLEDSAGDYYCVRTLPDNQSVVLLFKGEPGITIICQSIKDFLLIVAECYKQNAYFLDEDRYLNCNYDLEKKIILKFNPNYYSQNGLEPEV, from the coding sequence ATGAGAGAAAAAATTAAGCAAGATTTCAGAAAATTATTGGAAATAATAGAACAGGAAAGACCAGGCTTTATTTCTATACTTGGAAAAGGCTTACCTGATGAAGAAATTCAAAAGTACATCAACATTCATCTTCTTCCAGAAGGTTTTATTGCTATCTATTCCTGTATCAGAGGAGGAGTCTATTTTGAATCTCTTAATGATTTTAATGATTCCATTGACTTTATTCCTACATATTATAATGACTTTATTCCTGGATATTATTTTATTGAAATTGACAAAATAGAAGAAGTAATAAAAACTTGGCAGGATATATACAGTAAATATTTAGAAGAATGCCCTTGGCAACCAGATATGATTCCTTTTTTAGAAGACAGTGCAGGCGATTATTATTGTGTTAGAACTTTACCAGATAATCAATCAGTTGTACTGCTTTTTAAAGGAGAGCCTGGTATAACTATAATCTGTCAAAGTATTAAAGATTTTCTTTTAATAGTTGCTGAGTGCTATAAACAAAATGCTTATTTTTTGGATGAAGATAGATATCTTAATTGTAATTATGATTTGGAAAAGAAAATTATATTAAAGTTCAACCCAAATTACTATTCTCAAAATGGGTTGGAACCAGAAGTATGA
- a CDS encoding NUDIX hydrolase, giving the protein MRNLEKWQLLQSKLVIDHHWCKVRQDEIKLPNGSIIDDYFVYIKPEVALVLPITSSREIVFVRQYRHAIGEFFIELPAGSFDPNQESAETAAKRELQEETGYIADQITKIATLYDKPSKETNQIHLFLAENVVKVGGQELDITEEIEIILIPIESVLDKVTQGEISVAGTVAALFLGLNFLR; this is encoded by the coding sequence ATGAGAAACTTAGAAAAATGGCAACTGCTGCAATCCAAGTTAGTTATAGACCATCATTGGTGCAAAGTGAGGCAAGATGAAATCAAATTACCAAATGGAAGTATCATAGATGATTATTTCGTTTATATTAAGCCAGAAGTAGCCTTAGTTTTACCGATTACTAGCAGCAGGGAAATTGTTTTTGTTCGTCAATATCGCCATGCGATTGGAGAGTTTTTCATAGAGCTACCAGCCGGAAGTTTCGATCCAAATCAAGAAAGCGCAGAGACAGCAGCAAAAAGAGAATTGCAAGAAGAAACAGGATATATTGCCGATCAAATCACAAAAATTGCCACTTTATATGACAAGCCTAGTAAAGAAACTAATCAAATACATTTATTCTTAGCAGAAAATGTGGTAAAGGTAGGCGGTCAAGAACTAGATATTACAGAAGAGATAGAAATTATTTTGATTCCTATAGAATCAGTTTTAGATAAAGTTACCCAAGGAGAAATTTCTGTTGCAGGTACTGTTGCTGCTCTTTTTTTAGGATTAAATTTTCTGAGGTAG
- a CDS encoding dipeptide epimerase yields MQIEAEIFTVNKRFPLTISRGTIAQTKNVWVRIVHDEIEGWGEASPFSVGSYPQSTELIKDSLQQITPALQGFSPLQRQQIEAIFTKTQIPSAVKAALDMAMYDWLGKRVGLPLWQIWGLDRDAIVPTSVTIGINSPEGARTRTRDWLKFMDVRVLKVKLGSPDGIGADRKMLMAVREEAPTQDIYIDANGGWSLEDAINMCSWLAQLGVKYVEQPLLRGEEKNLAQLKTRSPLPIFVDESCFTSSDIPQLANLVDGINIKLMKSGGLTEAMRMVHTARACGLQVMFGCYSDSTLLNTAAAQLAPLADYLDLDSHLNLIDDPFTGAFVQEGRVLPNNLPGLGVQRSAFAA; encoded by the coding sequence ATGCAAATTGAGGCGGAAATCTTTACAGTTAACAAGCGATTTCCCTTGACAATTAGTCGTGGCACGATCGCACAGACAAAAAATGTGTGGGTAAGGATCGTCCATGATGAGATTGAAGGCTGGGGAGAAGCTTCTCCGTTTAGTGTGGGTAGTTATCCGCAATCGACGGAGCTGATCAAAGATTCTTTGCAGCAAATCACACCTGCATTACAAGGATTCAGCCCGTTACAACGACAGCAGATAGAAGCCATTTTCACAAAAACCCAAATTCCATCTGCGGTAAAAGCAGCTTTGGATATGGCGATGTATGACTGGTTAGGAAAGCGTGTGGGGTTACCGTTATGGCAAATATGGGGGCTGGATAGAGACGCCATTGTGCCAACTTCGGTGACTATTGGGATTAATTCGCCAGAAGGGGCAAGGACAAGGACGCGAGATTGGTTAAAATTTATGGATGTCCGTGTATTAAAGGTGAAATTGGGTAGCCCAGATGGGATTGGGGCAGATCGAAAAATGTTAATGGCAGTGCGAGAAGAAGCACCAACGCAAGATATATATATTGATGCCAATGGGGGTTGGAGTTTGGAGGATGCAATCAACATGTGCAGTTGGCTGGCACAGTTGGGTGTGAAGTATGTAGAGCAACCGCTACTACGAGGCGAGGAAAAAAATTTAGCACAATTAAAGACGCGATCGCCTTTACCCATTTTTGTAGACGAAAGTTGTTTTACGAGCAGCGATATTCCTCAATTGGCAAACTTGGTTGATGGCATTAATATCAAGCTAATGAAATCAGGAGGGTTAACCGAGGCAATGCGGATGGTACATACAGCTCGTGCCTGTGGATTGCAAGTTATGTTCGGTTGCTATTCCGATAGCACGCTTTTGAATACAGCAGCAGCACAGCTTGCACCACTAGCTGACTATTTAGATTTAGATAGTCACTTGAATTTAATTGATGATCCCTTTACAGGAGCATTCGTGCAAGAGGGAAGAGTTTTGCCAAACAATTTACCAGGCTTGGGGGTACAACGCAGTGCGTTTGCTGCTTGA
- a CDS encoding DUF1611 domain-containing protein encodes MRLLLDRRIAILLHEGIRGTHGKTGLSLLRYSESPIVAVIDRECAGQSLSELTGIKRDVPIVASMAAALDYKPEVLVIGIATKGGVVPDDYWRDIKDALTAGMSLVNGLHVPMSTMPDLKALLKSGQLIWDVRQEPPNLGIGTGMAHTLSCRRVLTVGTDMSVGKMSTSLELNSASKSRGWRSKFIATGQTGLMLKGDGVALDAVRVDFAAGAVEKMVMEYGQNHDILHIEGQGSLLHPGSTATLPLIRGSQPTQLILVHRFGQTEVIEGVPIPPLPDVVKLYEMVASAAGAFARVPVVGIALNTWHLDEEAAKGVIAQVEDETGLPCTDAVRFDAQKLLDAIIQG; translated from the coding sequence GTGCGTTTGCTGCTTGATCGACGAATAGCGATTTTATTACACGAAGGTATTCGCGGAACTCATGGTAAAACTGGGTTGTCACTTCTACGTTACAGTGAATCTCCCATCGTAGCTGTAATTGATCGCGAGTGTGCAGGACAATCTTTGTCAGAATTAACAGGTATTAAGCGTGATGTGCCGATAGTTGCCTCAATGGCAGCAGCGTTAGACTACAAACCAGAAGTCTTGGTAATTGGTATTGCTACGAAGGGAGGTGTTGTACCAGATGATTATTGGCGTGACATCAAGGATGCCCTGACGGCAGGAATGTCGCTAGTCAACGGTTTGCACGTACCAATGTCAACAATGCCAGATTTAAAAGCATTGCTGAAATCAGGACAATTAATTTGGGATGTGCGCCAAGAACCACCAAATTTGGGAATTGGTACTGGCATGGCACATACTCTTTCCTGTCGGCGGGTGCTAACTGTGGGAACTGATATGTCAGTTGGCAAAATGTCTACTAGCCTGGAGTTGAATTCGGCTTCAAAATCACGGGGCTGGCGTTCTAAGTTTATCGCAACGGGACAAACAGGTTTGATGTTAAAAGGGGATGGTGTCGCATTGGATGCGGTACGAGTAGACTTTGCGGCTGGCGCTGTGGAAAAAATGGTTATGGAATATGGTCAAAACCACGATATTCTTCATATTGAAGGACAAGGTTCATTACTACATCCCGGTTCCACAGCAACCCTACCATTGATTCGTGGTTCCCAACCAACGCAGCTGATACTTGTACATCGTTTTGGGCAAACTGAAGTCATCGAGGGAGTACCTATTCCGCCCTTGCCTGATGTAGTCAAGCTTTATGAAATGGTTGCCAGTGCTGCTGGTGCTTTTGCACGAGTACCTGTTGTGGGTATTGCACTTAATACTTGGCATCTAGATGAGGAAGCTGCTAAAGGCGTGATCGCTCAAGTTGAGGACGAAACTGGCTTGCCCTGTACCGATGCAGTTCGTTTTGATGCTCAAAAGTTGTTAGATGCGATTATTCAGGGATAA
- a CDS encoding polysaccharide biosynthesis tyrosine autokinase: MDSINNTHPFEEIDFQKYWLVLQRRWLPAVGIFGTILTLASVYAFSLKPYYQAQASLLIKTNRTSSLTGLGEDLGRLEALVSQSSPVDTQVKIVTSVPVLQETVRSLDLRDSLGNPLRIEDLAAALSVVSVKGTDLLEIYYADSDPLMAAQVVNKLVEIYIKQNIQTNRAEAVSARKFMWEQVPKTEQAVKQAESNLRKFKEANKIVVLQQEAAEAVSTISKLEDNIATAQAQLVNVTAQSQKLKEQIDVESQKAITYAELSQIPGTQQLLSQLQKTQADLEVARTRFQPEHPQIVNLEEQASALSQVLQQRVEQVAGKNQQVSLKNLQIGGVRQALIQDLANTEKARLGLEKQIANLSNTLSVYKERANILPKLEETQRELERKVKAAQTTYENLLTRIQEVDVAENQNVGNASIISPALIPDQPSGPRKTLIIAAGGILGILLGVVAAFSLELVDQSVKTLKEAKELFQYTLLGVIPNLSRYGKTLTGKLDRPIPRVVGRDIHLFAIRDAYQMLQANLRFLSDKQLKAIAVTSSVAKEGKSEVSANLAIVMAQVGRRVLLVDADMRRPCQHHIWELTNAQGLSNAIVDDQIPLNTVVQEVMPNLHVLPSGVIPPNPLALLDSQRMTALVTIFARSYDCVIFDTPPLAGTADVSVLGKLVDGLLLVVRPGIVNAANANAAKEFLTQSGQKVLGMVINGVNVKNEPDSYFYYTQESPESFSISQNSARVRQKRERGTGY; this comes from the coding sequence ATGGACTCAATCAACAATACTCATCCTTTTGAAGAGATAGATTTCCAAAAGTACTGGCTAGTGTTGCAACGACGCTGGCTACCAGCAGTAGGAATTTTTGGAACTATCTTAACCTTGGCTTCAGTGTATGCATTTTCACTCAAACCTTACTATCAAGCACAAGCAAGCCTGTTAATTAAAACGAATCGTACTTCCTCTCTGACAGGATTGGGTGAAGATTTAGGAAGACTGGAAGCTTTAGTCAGTCAGAGCAGCCCAGTTGACACTCAAGTCAAAATCGTTACTTCTGTTCCTGTTTTGCAGGAAACCGTGAGATCTCTCGATCTCAGAGATAGTTTAGGCAATCCCTTGAGGATTGAAGATTTAGCTGCGGCATTAAGCGTAGTGAGTGTTAAAGGCACAGACCTTTTGGAAATTTATTATGCAGACTCCGATCCTTTAATGGCGGCACAAGTAGTTAATAAATTAGTTGAAATTTATATCAAGCAGAATATCCAAACGAACAGAGCAGAGGCAGTTTCAGCTCGGAAGTTTATGTGGGAACAAGTACCTAAAACCGAGCAAGCTGTCAAGCAAGCAGAGTCAAACCTACGCAAATTTAAAGAAGCAAACAAAATAGTGGTTCTGCAACAGGAAGCTGCAGAAGCAGTTAGTACTATTTCTAAGTTAGAAGATAATATTGCCACAGCACAAGCTCAATTAGTTAACGTCACAGCGCAATCGCAAAAGTTAAAAGAGCAGATAGATGTTGAATCCCAAAAAGCCATTACCTACGCTGAGTTGAGCCAAATACCTGGAACTCAGCAGTTACTCAGTCAGCTTCAAAAAACACAAGCAGATTTAGAGGTGGCACGAACTCGCTTTCAGCCTGAACATCCTCAAATTGTTAATTTAGAAGAACAAGCTTCTGCTCTAAGTCAGGTATTGCAACAACGGGTAGAGCAAGTAGCTGGCAAAAATCAGCAAGTTTCTCTCAAGAATTTGCAAATTGGAGGGGTGCGACAAGCCTTGATTCAAGATTTGGCTAATACAGAAAAAGCACGTCTCGGTTTAGAGAAACAAATTGCTAATCTAAGCAATACTCTGTCTGTATATAAAGAACGAGCAAATATTTTGCCTAAGTTAGAAGAAACTCAGCGAGAGTTAGAACGAAAGGTAAAAGCAGCGCAAACTACCTATGAAAATCTCTTAACAAGGATACAAGAGGTAGATGTAGCAGAAAATCAAAATGTAGGTAATGCCAGTATCATCTCCCCAGCATTGATACCAGATCAACCGAGTGGCCCTCGTAAGACATTGATTATTGCTGCTGGCGGCATTTTAGGTATCTTGTTAGGAGTAGTTGCTGCCTTTAGCTTAGAACTGGTAGACCAATCTGTGAAAACGCTTAAAGAAGCTAAAGAGTTATTTCAATATACTCTGTTGGGAGTTATTCCTAATTTGAGTCGGTATGGCAAAACTTTGACAGGAAAGCTAGATCGACCAATACCTAGAGTGGTAGGTAGGGATATCCATCTGTTTGCGATTCGCGATGCATATCAAATGCTGCAAGCAAACTTAAGGTTCCTTTCAGATAAGCAACTAAAAGCGATCGCCGTCACCAGTTCTGTTGCTAAGGAAGGAAAGTCTGAGGTTTCTGCTAATTTAGCCATTGTCATGGCACAAGTTGGACGTAGAGTGCTGTTAGTAGATGCTGATATGCGTCGTCCATGCCAGCATCACATCTGGGAATTAACAAACGCTCAAGGTTTAAGTAATGCGATCGTTGACGATCAAATTCCTTTGAATACAGTAGTACAGGAAGTGATGCCTAATCTTCATGTACTTCCCTCTGGAGTGATACCTCCTAATCCACTCGCGCTGCTAGATTCTCAACGCATGACGGCATTAGTCACTATCTTTGCGAGAAGCTATGATTGCGTCATTTTTGATACGCCTCCTCTAGCGGGAACAGCAGATGTTTCGGTTCTAGGTAAGCTAGTTGATGGTCTTTTACTGGTAGTACGTCCAGGCATTGTTAACGCTGCTAATGCGAATGCCGCGAAAGAATTCTTGACACAATCAGGTCAAAAAGTGTTGGGAATGGTAATTAATGGTGTGAATGTGAAAAACGAACCTGACAGCTACTTCTATTACACTCAAGAATCACCTGAGTCATTTAGTATTTCTCAAAATTCTGCACGTGTTCGGCAAAAACGAGAAAGGGGTACTGGGTACTAG
- a CDS encoding oligosaccharide flippase family protein: MSHNTSLCPNEGRLNTLPSTSVYGYGFDSLKLPLMQSSKESSNLRQKAVKGVVWSAIQSWGSQVISFAVFSLLARLLSPQDFGLVATAGVVVTFMQIFLEQGFSEAIVQRDNLESEHLDTAFWTILGIGTSLTIIGFSVADIVANFFNQPQLTLIVRCLSFNFLFSALNSVQAAILSRQLFFKALAIRSLLATLASGTVGIVMAFQGFGVWSLVCQQLSFGLVAVITLWRVSDWRPGFRFSKKHFLEMFSFGVNIVGFNFLNFFSRHGDDLLIGYFLGAIALGYYNVAYRILLVMTQLLVRILTQVALPTFSRLKQEPEKLRNAFYSATQLSSLISFPIFISVAVLAPEIVRVVFGNKWESSIPVMQALSLVGPLHCIFFFNGSLMIAMGKPSWRLWVTFINSVSNFIAFFLVVKWGILAVAMVYLIRSYLLAPIPLLLLRKLIKLDLLIYLRQYFTQVCGCLAIVAIVLTFKYFFAASISANIMLTICIPLAALTYIAVIALLDKQLFKKLNELAKLALYKQQGIRKKGV, translated from the coding sequence ATGAGTCATAATACTTCCCTTTGTCCTAACGAAGGACGCCTCAACACCCTGCCTTCTACCTCAGTTTACGGTTATGGCTTTGACTCATTAAAACTTCCTCTCATGCAATCATCTAAAGAATCATCAAATTTGCGACAAAAGGCAGTAAAAGGTGTAGTTTGGTCTGCTATTCAGAGCTGGGGTAGCCAAGTAATTTCCTTTGCTGTCTTTTCTCTACTTGCTCGCCTACTTAGCCCTCAAGATTTTGGATTAGTAGCAACAGCTGGTGTTGTTGTTACTTTCATGCAGATTTTTCTAGAGCAGGGATTTAGTGAGGCGATCGTACAACGGGATAATCTAGAATCAGAACACCTAGACACTGCTTTTTGGACAATTCTTGGCATCGGCACATCACTAACAATTATTGGCTTTTCAGTCGCAGATATCGTAGCTAACTTCTTTAATCAACCACAGCTAACATTAATTGTTCGTTGTTTATCTTTTAACTTCTTATTTAGTGCTCTAAATAGTGTTCAAGCGGCAATTCTCTCACGTCAACTTTTTTTTAAAGCTTTGGCTATACGTTCCCTATTAGCTACATTAGCTAGTGGTACGGTTGGTATTGTAATGGCATTTCAAGGCTTTGGAGTATGGAGTCTTGTCTGTCAGCAATTAAGTTTTGGGTTAGTCGCAGTTATAACTTTATGGCGAGTTAGCGATTGGCGACCTGGGTTTAGATTTTCTAAAAAGCATTTTCTAGAAATGTTTTCCTTTGGTGTCAATATTGTAGGTTTTAATTTTCTCAATTTTTTTAGTCGTCATGGTGATGACTTATTAATTGGATATTTTCTCGGTGCGATCGCTCTAGGATACTACAATGTCGCCTACCGCATATTATTGGTAATGACACAGCTTTTGGTTCGTATCTTGACTCAGGTTGCATTACCTACCTTTTCAAGGTTGAAGCAAGAGCCAGAGAAATTAAGAAATGCATTTTATAGTGCTACTCAGCTATCAAGTTTAATCTCTTTTCCTATTTTTATTAGCGTAGCTGTGTTAGCACCTGAAATAGTCAGAGTTGTTTTTGGAAATAAATGGGAATCAAGTATTCCTGTTATGCAGGCTCTATCCCTTGTTGGCCCTCTTCATTGCATTTTTTTCTTCAACGGTTCGTTGATGATAGCTATGGGTAAACCCTCTTGGAGATTATGGGTAACTTTTATAAATAGTGTGAGTAACTTTATTGCTTTTTTTCTAGTAGTTAAATGGGGAATTTTAGCTGTGGCAATGGTATATTTAATTCGCAGTTACCTACTTGCACCGATACCATTACTGTTACTCCGTAAATTAATTAAACTTGATTTGCTTATTTATTTACGTCAATATTTCACACAAGTATGTGGTTGTCTGGCTATAGTTGCAATTGTCTTAACTTTTAAATACTTTTTTGCAGCATCAATAAGTGCAAATATCATGCTTACTATTTGTATACCACTGGCTGCTTTAACGTATATAGCTGTAATTGCTTTATTAGACAAACAACTTTTTAAGAAATTAAATGAATTAGCAAAGTTAGCTTTATATAAGCAACAAGGTATTCGGAAAAAAGGTGTGTAA
- a CDS encoding polysaccharide pyruvyl transferase family protein, with protein MKIGILTYHHTLNYGATLQAYALYKALEQLGHDVEIIDYRPRVAIKFYAKQLYPIWRSRYKFCFNQHFIQNIIKFWKMRYFLFSKMKLSSNKFYSRKELKSFHNRYNAVICGSDELWNLNSFRGFDPSFFLDFVDNKNTLKLSYAASFGNTESLMELKNDIYKLINDFDVISVRDSNSLRLVSECDRQAVKVLDPTFLARYNDILVPPNIKKKYLLIYATNLSVKQENFVKSVANTKNLIPISIGYYNKVAHYNFIGVSPEEWLGYFSQAEYVVTSFYHGTIFSLIFRKPFTVFTKTYKAHKVQDLLSHLGLEKRIFTDTDNAEFRKEYLFSNIYSDTFNDKLQKAIAASKKYLFEVLSNQSTLSV; from the coding sequence ATGAAAATCGGAATCTTGACTTATCATCACACCCTTAATTATGGTGCAACACTTCAAGCCTATGCTTTGTATAAAGCACTTGAACAACTCGGACATGATGTTGAGATTATTGATTATCGTCCACGTGTAGCAATTAAGTTTTATGCAAAACAGTTATACCCCATTTGGCGCTCAAGATATAAATTTTGCTTCAATCAACACTTTATACAAAATATCATCAAATTTTGGAAAATGAGATATTTTTTATTTTCTAAAATGAAATTAAGTAGTAATAAATTCTATTCTAGAAAGGAATTAAAATCATTTCATAATCGATATAATGCCGTTATTTGTGGAAGTGATGAATTATGGAATCTCAACTCCTTTCGTGGTTTTGATCCATCATTCTTTCTAGACTTTGTTGATAATAAGAATACTTTGAAATTAAGTTATGCAGCTAGTTTTGGTAATACTGAGTCATTAATGGAACTCAAAAATGATATCTATAAATTGATTAATGATTTTGATGTAATTTCAGTTCGAGATTCAAATAGCTTACGTCTAGTCTCAGAATGCGATCGCCAAGCTGTAAAAGTCCTCGATCCAACTTTTCTTGCTAGATATAATGATATTCTCGTGCCTCCAAATATTAAGAAAAAATATTTACTTATTTATGCTACTAACCTTTCAGTTAAGCAAGAAAATTTTGTTAAATCAGTAGCTAATACTAAAAATTTAATACCAATTTCCATTGGTTATTACAACAAAGTGGCGCACTACAATTTCATAGGAGTTAGTCCAGAAGAATGGCTCGGTTATTTTTCTCAAGCAGAATATGTAGTTACAAGCTTTTATCATGGAACTATATTTTCTTTGATATTTAGAAAACCTTTTACTGTATTTACCAAAACATATAAGGCACATAAAGTTCAAGACTTACTCAGTCATCTAGGTTTGGAAAAGCGGATTTTTACAGATACAGATAATGCAGAATTTAGAAAAGAATATTTATTTTCTAACATTTACTCGGATACGTTTAACGATAAACTACAAAAAGCTATAGCAGCATCCAAAAAATATTTATTTGAAGTTCTAAGTAATCAATCAACTTTATCTGTATAG